From one Methanolobus chelungpuianus genomic stretch:
- a CDS encoding PAS domain-containing sensor histidine kinase, giving the protein MQNECEQKHIKALELHNSILGMMADGNVETGFNEGPDRRLKLIFDSMEDQIFIIATSGRIIYVNRAAISHLGYSEDELLDMQAEDLMEGSDPKLLSMAEQMARNEKTVFETGLTRKNGSEMAVEISAKMISYGGYEALLCVARDITGRKKAEIELRRCIEDLRESNDLKELFTDIIRHDLLTPAGIVLGFTEELQRHHHDDNTAFALRRIHENTKKLIGLLDSATKLSKLQKIDEIVFDRMDIVQLFCSAVENFRSDIEEKGHSIEIDTEMMCIAMANPILEEVFANLLSNAIKYSPQGSRIIVDFLDANDAWKITVKDYGHGIQDTDKPYIFNRFQRADKKGIRGTGLGLAIVKRIIELHGGMYGVEDNPEGRGSIFWVVVGKA; this is encoded by the coding sequence ATGCAAAACGAATGTGAGCAGAAGCATATCAAGGCGCTGGAGCTGCATAATTCGATCCTTGGTATGATGGCAGATGGCAATGTGGAAACCGGGTTCAATGAAGGGCCGGATAGAAGGCTCAAACTGATATTTGACAGTATGGAAGACCAGATATTCATCATCGCGACCTCAGGAAGAATTATTTATGTCAACAGGGCTGCGATCAGCCACCTCGGATATAGCGAGGATGAACTGCTTGATATGCAGGCCGAGGATCTGATGGAAGGGAGCGATCCTAAACTGCTGTCCATGGCAGAGCAGATGGCAAGGAATGAAAAGACTGTTTTTGAGACTGGCCTGACAAGGAAGAACGGTTCTGAGATGGCCGTGGAAATAAGTGCCAAAATGATCTCTTATGGAGGCTATGAGGCATTACTCTGCGTTGCACGGGATATCACAGGCAGGAAAAAGGCGGAGATTGAACTTCGACGCTGTATTGAGGACCTGAGAGAATCCAATGACCTGAAGGAACTTTTCACGGATATCATCCGTCATGACCTGCTTACCCCTGCAGGTATAGTTCTGGGGTTCACTGAAGAGCTGCAACGACATCACCACGATGATAACACAGCCTTTGCCCTCAGAAGGATACATGAGAACACCAAGAAGCTCATAGGGCTGCTTGATTCAGCAACCAAGCTGAGTAAACTGCAGAAGATCGATGAGATCGTTTTTGACAGGATGGACATAGTGCAGCTCTTTTGCTCGGCCGTGGAGAACTTCAGGTCTGATATAGAAGAGAAGGGCCATAGTATAGAGATAGACACTGAAATGATGTGTATCGCCATGGCCAACCCCATCCTCGAAGAAGTCTTTGCAAACCTGCTCTCCAATGCAATAAAATACAGCCCTCAGGGAAGCAGGATAATTGTGGATTTCCTTGACGCCAATGACGCATGGAAAATAACGGTTAAGGATTACGGTCACGGCATTCAGGATACTGACAAACCCTACATTTTCAACCGCTTCCAGCGCGCAGACAAGAAAGGCATCAGAGGTACCGGCCTGGGCCTGGCAATAGTAAAAAGGATAATAGAGCTTCACGGCGGCATGTATGGCGTGGAGGATAATCCCGAAGGCAGGGGCAGTATTTTCTGGGTGGTGGTGGGGAAGGCATAG